In Tripterygium wilfordii isolate XIE 37 chromosome 23, ASM1340144v1, whole genome shotgun sequence, one genomic interval encodes:
- the LOC119993263 gene encoding UDP-glucuronate 4-epimerase 1, translated as MPSLEDELFPSTPGKFKIERTHAMNRQFYRCFASTSTMFLWALFLIALTASYLSFQSFVDSGSRYFAASWGGIQWEKQVRNSAQIHRSGGMAVLVTGAAGFVGSHVSLQLKKRGDGVVGIDNFNNYYDPSLKNARKSQLDNHGIFVVEGDVNDARLLAKLFDVVAFTHVMHLAAQAGVRYAMENPHSYVHSNIAALVTLLEACKSANPQPAIVWASSSSVYGLNEKVPFSEADRTDQPASLYAATKKAGEEITHSYNHIYGLSITGLRFFTVYGPWGRPDMAYFSFTRNILQGKPITVYRGKGRVDLARDFTYIDDIVKGCLGSLDTAGKSTGSGGKKTGPAAYRIFNLGNTSPVTVPTLVSILERHLKTKAKKRFVDMPGNGDVPFTHANISLARREFGYKPTTDLNTGLRKFVKWYLSYYGYNPGKAVN; from the coding sequence aTGCCGTCGTTGGAAGACGAATTGTTTCCATCTACGCCTGGTAAGTTCAAGATCGAGAGGACTCACGCCATGAATCGCCAATTCTATCGGTGTTTCGCTTCTACAAGCACTATGTTCTTGTGGGCTCTCTTCTTGATTGCTCTCACCGCTTCGTATCTCAGTTTTCAGAGCTTTGTCGATTCTGGTAGCCGGTATTTTGCCGCTTCTTGGGGAGGAATTCAGTGGGAGAAGCAGGTGAGAAACTCCGCCCAGATCCACCGGTCTGGTGGCATGGCCGTATTAGTCACCGGTGCTGCCGGTTTTGTTGGGTCCCACGTTTCACTGCAACTGAAGAAACGCGGCGATGGCGTGGTTGGGATCGACAATTTCAACAACTACTATGATCCGTCGCTCAAGAATGCCCGCAAATCGCAACTTGACAACCACGGAATCTTCGTCGTCGAAGGGGATGTCAACGACGCGCGGCTTCTCGCCAAGCTATTCGACGTCGTGGCTTTCACTCACGTGATGCACTTGGCGGCTCAAGCCGGAGTCAGGTACGCAATGGAGAACCCTCACTCGTATGTCCACAGCAACATAGCCGCGCTTGTCACGCTTCTTGAGGCTTGCAAATCGGCTAATCCTCAGCCTGCTATCGTCTGGGCTTCTTCAAGCTCGGTTTACGGCTTAAACGAGAAGGTCCCATTCTCCGAAGCTGATCGGACGGACCAGCCGGCGAGTCTCTACGCGGCTACAAAAAAGGCAGGTGAAGAAATCACACACTCATACAACCACATTTACGGGTTGTCAATTACCGGGTTGAGATTTTTCACTGTTTACGGTCCATGGGGTAGACCCGACATGGCCTACTTTTCTTTCACCCGGAATATCTTGCAAGGGAAGCCAATCACGGTATATCGGGGCAAGGGCCGGGTCGACTTGGCGCGGGATTTTACATACATTGACGACATAGTGAAGGGTTGTTTGGGATCATTGGATACAGCAGGGAAGAGCACCGGGTCGGGTGGCAAGAAAACGGGTCCTGCAGCTTACCGGATCTTTAACTTGGGTAATACTTCTCCGGTGACTGTACCGACATTGGTGAGTATCTTGGAGAGGCACTTGAAGACGAAAGCGAAGAAGCGGTTCGTAGACATGCCCGGAAATGGTGATGTGCCGTTCACGCATGCGAATATCAGCTTGGCCCGAAGAGAATTCGGGTACAAACCCACAACCGATTTGAATACCGGGTTGAGAAAGTTTGTTAAGTGGTACCTATCTTACTACGGCTACAATCCCGGCAAGGctgtaaattaa